From a single Fulvivirga ulvae genomic region:
- the lpdA gene encoding dihydrolipoyl dehydrogenase produces MNLQYDVTVIGSGPGGYVAAIRASQLGYKVAIVEKYSNLGGTCTNVGCIPAKALLDSSEHYHQALERFKTHGIDVGSLKLNFQQFIKRKSDVVSQNTSGLDYLMKKNKIDVYHGLGSFVDSEHVQVTGSGQSSILGSKYFIVATGSKPSTIPGVVIDKKRIITSTEGLSLNARPKSMVVIGGGVIGVELASVYARIGTEVTIIEFMDSLIPTMDRELGKALQKSLTKLNIKILLNSRVQSATNLGEDAAVNFIDQGGLAQEIKADYILVAVGRKAYTDGLNLEAVGVETERGKIRVNGQLQTNIPNIYAIGDVIDGPMLAHKAEEEGTLVAEVINGQKPHINYNLIPGVVYTWPEVASVGYTEEQLKKENRTYRIGKFPFAASGRARAAMEPDGFVKVIADTKYGEILGVHIIGPRAADLIAQAVTGMHYEGTDEDMFRMSYAHPTYSEALKEAFLLASGQGAINL; encoded by the coding sequence ATGAATTTACAGTATGATGTAACAGTTATTGGCTCTGGTCCGGGCGGATACGTAGCCGCAATCCGTGCAAGCCAGTTGGGCTATAAAGTGGCTATTGTCGAAAAGTATAGCAACTTGGGCGGAACCTGCACTAATGTAGGGTGTATACCGGCCAAAGCATTGCTGGATAGTTCGGAGCATTATCATCAGGCACTGGAGCGATTTAAAACTCATGGCATCGATGTGGGTAGTTTGAAGCTGAATTTTCAGCAGTTCATTAAAAGAAAAAGCGACGTCGTTTCGCAAAATACATCAGGATTGGATTACCTGATGAAGAAGAACAAAATCGATGTGTACCATGGCCTGGGCAGCTTCGTCGATAGCGAACACGTTCAGGTAACAGGTTCCGGACAAAGCAGTATACTTGGTTCTAAGTATTTTATAGTTGCTACAGGCTCAAAGCCATCAACCATCCCAGGTGTGGTAATAGATAAAAAGCGGATTATTACATCTACTGAAGGCCTGTCGCTCAATGCCAGGCCAAAGTCTATGGTTGTTATTGGAGGGGGTGTAATTGGTGTGGAGTTAGCCTCTGTCTATGCCCGGATCGGTACAGAAGTGACAATCATTGAATTTATGGACTCATTGATTCCCACTATGGATAGAGAACTCGGAAAGGCACTTCAAAAATCCTTGACAAAACTGAATATTAAGATACTGCTCAATAGCAGGGTTCAATCGGCAACAAATCTTGGTGAAGATGCAGCGGTCAATTTCATAGATCAAGGAGGGTTGGCACAGGAAATTAAGGCTGATTATATATTGGTAGCTGTTGGCCGGAAGGCCTATACGGACGGACTTAATCTCGAAGCAGTTGGAGTAGAAACAGAGAGAGGTAAAATTAGGGTAAATGGTCAATTACAGACCAATATTCCTAATATTTATGCTATTGGTGACGTAATAGACGGGCCTATGCTCGCTCATAAGGCAGAAGAAGAGGGAACGCTTGTAGCAGAGGTTATTAATGGTCAAAAACCTCACATCAATTATAATTTAATACCTGGTGTAGTTTATACATGGCCCGAAGTGGCATCGGTGGGTTATACCGAAGAGCAACTAAAAAAAGAGAACAGAACCTACCGTATAGGTAAATTTCCGTTTGCGGCCAGTGGCCGTGCACGAGCTGCTATGGAGCCAGATGGGTTTGTGAAAGTGATAGCCGATACAAAATATGGTGAGATTTTGGGAGTACATATCATAGGCCCAAGAGCTGCTGATCTTATTGCGCAGGCAGTAACAGGTATGCACTATGAAGGAACGGACGAAGACATGTTTCGGATGTCCTATGCGCATCCTACTTATTCAGAAGCTTTAAAAGAAGCCTTTTTACTTGCCTCAGGGCAGGGCGCCATAAACTTATAG
- a CDS encoding PaaI family thioesterase: MDNNRLKLLKQYIGKPFSGSPSPFAKWLDGIVISASEKSVEFQFTVRKEMTNPVGMLHGGVISGMIDECIGVTFFVMGLEYFYPTINLNVEFFSAAQEGDTVRVQTQVVKQGKTIINIKADMLNESGKILASATSNLAVSGIKIPF, encoded by the coding sequence ATGGACAACAATAGGCTAAAATTACTCAAACAATACATTGGAAAACCTTTTTCAGGAAGCCCATCACCTTTTGCTAAATGGCTGGACGGAATCGTCATTTCTGCAAGTGAAAAATCCGTTGAATTTCAATTTACGGTCAGAAAAGAGATGACAAACCCAGTAGGAATGCTACATGGAGGTGTTATTTCAGGTATGATAGATGAATGTATAGGCGTAACATTCTTTGTAATGGGGCTGGAATATTTTTATCCGACTATTAACCTTAATGTAGAATTTTTCAGTGCGGCACAGGAAGGTGACACTGTCCGGGTTCAGACACAAGTGGTAAAACAGGGAAAAACGATCATCAATATCAAAGCCGACATGCTAAATGAGTCAGGGAAAATACTTGCTTCAGCGACTTCCAACCTAGCTGTCAGTGGCATTAAAATTCCTTTTTGA
- a CDS encoding DUF2798 domain-containing protein: protein MKRKILFAMIMGIITTGAISLLVIAVNTDLSGLVFLRVWLKSWGMAYLVIIPCILFIGPPVERIVDFILKKQ, encoded by the coding sequence ATGAAGCGAAAAATCCTTTTTGCAATGATTATGGGGATAATAACAACCGGGGCTATTTCACTTTTGGTTATAGCTGTCAATACAGATCTATCCGGATTGGTTTTTCTCAGGGTTTGGCTAAAATCATGGGGAATGGCCTATCTGGTTATTATTCCTTGCATTCTTTTTATTGGCCCTCCCGTAGAGAGAATAGTTGATTTTATTTTGAAAAAACAGTAA
- a CDS encoding SDR family NAD(P)-dependent oxidoreductase: MKKYILITGASSGIGHEMARQLAALKYNLILIARSEDKLKAMQQELSSKHGNDVQFITKDLSHTEQAVELYDAIKSAKYEVSHLVNNAGFGNYGSFLETSLDEELNMIDLNISSLVILTKMFARDMVARKSGRIMNVSSLLAFLPFPYQSVYSATKSFVQAFSETLAAELEGSGGWLRHLPPASQKQRLFHLKCGK, translated from the coding sequence ATGAAAAAATACATATTAATTACCGGAGCATCATCCGGGATCGGTCATGAAATGGCCCGGCAGCTTGCGGCTCTGAAGTACAACCTGATCCTTATAGCCCGCAGCGAGGATAAATTGAAAGCTATGCAGCAGGAGTTATCTTCAAAACATGGTAATGATGTGCAATTTATTACCAAAGACCTGAGTCATACGGAACAGGCAGTTGAGTTGTACGATGCTATCAAGTCAGCCAAATACGAGGTGTCGCATTTAGTCAACAATGCCGGGTTTGGAAACTATGGAAGTTTTCTGGAAACCTCCCTGGATGAGGAGTTGAACATGATCGATCTCAACATCAGCAGTCTGGTGATCCTTACCAAAATGTTTGCAAGAGATATGGTTGCCCGGAAATCGGGCAGGATCATGAATGTATCTTCACTGCTCGCTTTTTTGCCTTTTCCTTATCAGTCCGTGTATTCAGCTACCAAGTCTTTTGTTCAGGCCTTTTCGGAAACGCTCGCCGCAGAATTGGAAGGAAGCGGTGGGTGGTTACGGCACTTGCCCCCGGCATCACAGAAACAGCGTTTATTTCACCTGAAATGCGGAAAATGA
- a CDS encoding DinB family protein, whose translation MTKYLALLEKRRTMLLKNTEHLTTDQYNLVPPGFNNNIIWNMGHTLIISESLLYGSTPFKIPRHEFEIEGFKKGTKPELAIDDYGISLIRKSLSDTVPALRKLLNDAEVTSSQISKSDPLHPLISDKSLDFMLFHEDMHFAKIQQLLPYVLK comes from the coding sequence ATGACAAAGTATCTGGCATTATTGGAAAAGCGAAGGACGATGCTCCTGAAAAATACAGAACACCTTACAACGGATCAGTACAATCTCGTTCCCCCGGGATTCAACAACAACATTATCTGGAATATGGGACATACACTTATAATTAGTGAAAGTCTTCTATATGGTAGTACACCATTTAAAATTCCTCGGCACGAGTTTGAAATAGAGGGGTTCAAGAAAGGAACAAAGCCGGAACTGGCTATAGATGATTACGGAATTTCATTAATCAGGAAATCACTGTCGGATACAGTTCCTGCATTAAGAAAATTACTCAACGATGCTGAAGTAACAAGTTCACAAATATCAAAGAGTGATCCTCTTCACCCATTAATCAGTGACAAATCTTTGGACTTCATGCTTTTTCATGAGGATATGCACTTTGCAAAAATTCAGCAGCTTTTACCCTATGTGTTAAAATGA
- a CDS encoding SDR family oxidoreductase encodes MTKTILITGASSGFGLMLANNLHHKGFNVIGTSREPNKYQDKVGFKLLRLDIADESSIEEFTKQLFETVSQLDVLVNSAGYMLTGIAEETPSNVGKKQFETNFWGTVNLTNSILPYFRKQRSGQIITVSSIMGLIGLPNKSIYTASKHALEGYFKSLRFELSQFNIKVNMVQPMWAKTNLGANTISSNGDIPDYQQYKKQVDAYIKKSMAEGEEPETVVKVIEKLIDTKSSKFRNPVGKMSKMILFLNNYAYSMFEGAIHKSVKTAK; translated from the coding sequence ATGACAAAAACAATTCTAATTACAGGTGCATCATCAGGGTTTGGATTGATGCTGGCAAATAATCTTCACCATAAAGGTTTCAACGTCATTGGAACAAGCCGTGAACCCAATAAATATCAGGACAAAGTTGGCTTCAAATTATTGAGACTAGACATAGCTGACGAGTCTTCAATTGAAGAATTTACAAAACAACTTTTTGAGACAGTTAGCCAGTTGGATGTTTTGGTTAATAGTGCTGGTTATATGCTGACGGGAATTGCCGAGGAAACTCCATCGAATGTGGGTAAGAAACAGTTTGAAACGAATTTTTGGGGAACCGTCAATCTAACAAACTCCATTCTGCCCTATTTCAGAAAGCAAAGAAGTGGCCAGATCATAACCGTTAGCTCTATCATGGGCTTAATAGGATTACCCAACAAATCCATATACACAGCATCAAAGCACGCTTTGGAAGGGTATTTTAAATCGCTGCGCTTTGAATTAAGCCAATTTAATATCAAGGTCAATATGGTTCAGCCCATGTGGGCAAAGACTAACCTTGGAGCGAATACGATATCATCAAATGGCGATATCCCTGATTATCAGCAGTATAAAAAACAAGTTGATGCCTACATCAAAAAAAGCATGGCTGAAGGAGAAGAGCCTGAAACTGTTGTCAAAGTCATAGAAAAGCTAATAGATACAAAATCATCTAAATTTCGAAATCCGGTTGGTAAGATGTCTAAAATGATCTTGTTTCTCAACAACTACGCTTATTCTATGTTTGAAGGGGCCATACATAAAAGTGTTAAAACAGCAAAGTAA
- a CDS encoding alpha/beta fold hydrolase: MTFQNVRTQTVNVGGTAFSYRILGENKPGLPIIFLNHLSATLDECDPRIIDGLASVHPIICFDNRGIGSTGGATPKTVAEMATDAIAFIKALGYQKVDLFGFSLGGFISQEILLREPQLVRKAILAGTGPAGGEHISKMTPVVIKDVIKSKFTLRNEKFYLFFNRNTNGRKAAKNYLARLKERKENRGEKLKMKHLTHQLDAIKAYGLQSPQDLSVIKQPVLIVNGENDKMVPIINSTSLKDRISGSEIIIYKDAGHGSIFQYHEEFVKSALKFLE; this comes from the coding sequence ATGACATTTCAAAATGTAAGAACACAAACAGTCAATGTTGGAGGCACAGCCTTTTCTTATCGCATACTGGGAGAAAATAAACCTGGCTTGCCTATAATTTTCCTCAATCACTTATCTGCTACACTGGATGAGTGCGACCCAAGAATTATCGATGGCCTGGCTTCAGTACATCCAATCATTTGTTTTGATAACCGAGGTATAGGCTCTACAGGAGGCGCAACTCCTAAAACTGTTGCAGAGATGGCCACAGATGCAATTGCTTTTATAAAAGCACTTGGTTATCAAAAAGTTGATTTATTCGGCTTTTCACTGGGTGGTTTTATCTCGCAGGAAATTTTACTTCGTGAACCACAACTTGTCCGAAAAGCAATACTGGCAGGCACAGGCCCTGCAGGTGGTGAGCATATCAGCAAAATGACACCAGTAGTTATCAAGGATGTGATCAAAAGTAAATTCACCTTAAGAAACGAAAAATTCTATTTATTCTTCAATAGGAATACCAATGGACGCAAGGCGGCTAAAAACTACCTGGCAAGGCTAAAAGAAAGAAAAGAAAATCGAGGTGAAAAGTTAAAAATGAAACATTTGACACATCAACTTGATGCAATAAAAGCTTACGGCTTGCAATCACCACAAGATCTGTCAGTGATCAAACAACCGGTTTTGATCGTGAATGGTGAGAACGACAAGATGGTACCAATTATCAATTCAACATCCTTGAAAGACAGGATTTCGGGGTCAGAGATCATCATTTATAAAGATGCAGGTCACGGCAGCATATTCCAGTACCACGAAGAGTTTGTGAAAAGTGCACTGAAATTTCTTGAATAA
- a CDS encoding efflux RND transporter permease subunit, protein MKNIISFFVKNASFTIVCLIAILALGINSLVNMPRREDPEVNFPRFFVVAVYPGASPLDMEDQVVEPLENRINELDDLKKFRSTIEDGLVVIDVEYEFDVDRDEKYSEIVREVNAARNELPDDLYLLEVQEFNSSDVNIFQMALVSETASYAEMEEIAENFEEEMEKVSGFKKVETWGYPEQEVRVELNLQKIAQQGIRLDYVYGALQSENVNIPGGAINMNSRRFNVKTSGDYEDLEDIRNTVVFADNYKIIKLRDIATVELSYKEEQHRTRFNGHKAVLLTATQKDGENIFNVGDDAWPIIEKFKSTLPDHVDMVVNFDQSENVKYRLRSFARDFGIAILLVMITLLPLGTRASLVVMISIPLSLSIGLFVMDTLGYTINQLSIVGLIVALGILVDDAIVVVENIERYLRNGATKMQASIEAVKQIAMAVVGVTATLVVAFLPLLYLPGGSGDFIRGLPMAVVTTVVASLLVSLTIVPFLSSRILKTHTGTGEGNIFMRALQRFIDKYYSKVLDAALARPWLTIFLAGGLLVGSFGLIPVIGFSLFPKSEKPQFQINVELPITANLDETDRVVQYIDSVLLKRNDITYFTSNVGAGNPTVYYNVRQRNEQPNFAQVFVQPDAHSYEEKELIVNELREKFSHYPNARIQVIDYEQGPPLEAPVAIRIFGENLDTLRNLALRVEKIIEHTPGSEYITNPIANKKTDLKVSINKKKAGLYGVPTAAIDQTVRMAIAGLPMAEFSKGEGEDKIEIVATLPRDKFPTMEALDNLYVYSYTGKAIPLRQVADITFESDFSKIYHYDEARYTTVNAYAVSGVKYSTLNANIIQQLDQMVFPEGYYYKAAGELENADDAFAGVEIVGMIAGVLFLLILILEFGSFKSSMIVLSVIPLGMIGAFIALWLTGNPLSFTAAVGSIALIGIEIKNSILLVDFTNQLRSEGMELMEAIKKAAKTRFVPITLTTLTATLALVPLILDANPLYSGLVVVLMGGLISSTLLAFLVCTVVYKLIPPEIEVTGQKETVKEELLTKLSHI, encoded by the coding sequence GTGAAAAATATCATATCATTTTTTGTTAAAAATGCCTCATTTACCATCGTATGCCTCATAGCCATACTTGCACTAGGCATAAACTCACTGGTAAACATGCCACGGCGTGAAGACCCGGAAGTGAACTTTCCCCGGTTCTTTGTAGTGGCTGTCTATCCAGGTGCATCTCCACTCGACATGGAGGACCAGGTAGTGGAACCTTTGGAAAACCGTATTAATGAGCTTGACGATTTAAAAAAGTTTAGAAGTACCATAGAAGACGGCCTTGTCGTCATTGATGTAGAGTATGAGTTTGACGTAGATCGGGATGAAAAATACTCCGAAATAGTGAGAGAGGTCAATGCTGCCAGAAACGAACTGCCGGATGACCTGTACCTCCTGGAAGTTCAGGAGTTCAACTCATCGGATGTAAATATTTTTCAAATGGCACTTGTATCCGAGACAGCCTCCTATGCTGAAATGGAAGAAATAGCGGAGAATTTTGAAGAAGAGATGGAAAAGGTATCAGGTTTCAAAAAGGTGGAAACCTGGGGATATCCTGAGCAGGAGGTAAGGGTAGAGTTGAACCTTCAAAAAATTGCCCAACAAGGAATACGCCTTGATTATGTATACGGTGCACTGCAGTCAGAAAATGTAAACATACCCGGTGGAGCCATTAACATGAACAGCAGACGGTTTAATGTGAAAACCAGTGGTGACTATGAAGACCTGGAGGATATTCGGAATACTGTAGTTTTTGCAGATAATTATAAGATCATCAAGCTTCGTGACATTGCTACCGTAGAGCTCTCCTACAAAGAGGAGCAGCACCGCACCCGGTTTAATGGTCATAAAGCAGTCTTGTTAACTGCCACTCAAAAAGATGGAGAAAACATATTCAATGTCGGAGATGATGCATGGCCGATCATAGAGAAATTCAAATCGACCCTACCGGATCATGTAGATATGGTCGTTAATTTTGACCAGTCTGAAAACGTGAAGTACCGCTTGAGGAGCTTCGCGAGAGACTTTGGTATCGCCATTTTATTGGTGATGATTACGCTGTTGCCGCTCGGTACACGTGCATCCCTGGTGGTAATGATCTCCATTCCACTTTCACTTTCCATTGGCCTGTTTGTGATGGATACACTGGGCTATACGATCAACCAGTTGAGCATTGTAGGCTTAATTGTAGCATTGGGCATATTGGTGGATGATGCCATTGTAGTGGTAGAGAACATCGAGCGGTATTTAAGAAATGGAGCAACGAAGATGCAAGCGTCAATTGAGGCCGTGAAACAGATAGCTATGGCCGTTGTTGGAGTTACGGCTACATTGGTGGTCGCTTTTCTTCCGCTATTGTACCTCCCTGGTGGCTCGGGTGATTTCATCAGAGGATTACCCATGGCGGTAGTCACGACAGTGGTAGCTTCTCTGCTGGTATCATTGACGATCGTACCATTTCTTTCCAGTCGTATTCTAAAGACGCACACCGGTACTGGTGAAGGCAACATTTTTATGAGGGCCTTACAGCGATTCATTGATAAGTATTACTCGAAAGTGCTGGACGCCGCATTGGCAAGGCCGTGGCTCACCATATTTCTGGCGGGAGGTTTATTGGTCGGATCGTTCGGGTTGATCCCTGTCATCGGATTTAGCCTTTTTCCAAAATCAGAAAAGCCACAGTTTCAGATCAATGTGGAGTTGCCCATCACGGCCAACCTGGATGAAACTGACCGAGTCGTACAGTATATTGATAGCGTATTGCTGAAGCGGAATGATATCACCTATTTCACGTCCAATGTTGGTGCAGGTAACCCGACGGTCTACTACAACGTGAGGCAGCGAAATGAACAACCCAATTTCGCCCAGGTGTTTGTTCAGCCCGATGCCCATTCATACGAGGAGAAGGAATTGATCGTTAATGAGTTACGTGAGAAATTCAGCCATTATCCCAACGCAAGGATCCAGGTAATTGATTATGAACAAGGCCCGCCTTTGGAAGCTCCCGTTGCGATCAGAATCTTTGGCGAAAACCTGGACACACTAAGGAACCTGGCGCTTCGAGTTGAAAAGATCATCGAGCATACGCCTGGCTCCGAGTATATCACCAACCCCATTGCCAATAAGAAAACAGACTTGAAGGTCAGCATTAATAAGAAAAAGGCGGGATTGTACGGAGTACCGACTGCAGCTATTGACCAAACGGTGAGAATGGCCATTGCCGGCTTGCCTATGGCAGAATTTTCCAAAGGAGAGGGGGAAGATAAAATCGAAATTGTGGCTACCCTTCCCCGGGACAAATTTCCTACCATGGAGGCACTGGATAACCTTTACGTCTACTCCTACACGGGAAAGGCAATCCCGTTGCGACAGGTTGCGGATATCACCTTCGAATCGGATTTTTCGAAGATCTATCATTACGATGAAGCAAGATATACTACCGTGAATGCATACGCGGTAAGTGGTGTCAAATACTCCACACTCAACGCAAACATCATACAGCAACTAGATCAGATGGTATTCCCGGAAGGGTATTATTATAAAGCGGCCGGAGAGCTGGAAAATGCAGATGATGCATTTGCAGGAGTTGAGATTGTAGGAATGATTGCAGGTGTGCTCTTTTTGCTAATCCTAATTCTGGAATTCGGATCTTTCAAGAGTTCAATGATCGTACTTTCAGTTATCCCTCTGGGTATGATCGGAGCCTTTATAGCCCTCTGGCTTACAGGCAATCCTTTGTCCTTTACTGCAGCCGTGGGTTCTATAGCACTTATAGGAATAGAAATTAAAAACTCTATCCTGCTGGTAGATTTTACCAACCAGCTTCGATCTGAGGGAATGGAACTGATGGAGGCCATCAAAAAAGCAGCAAAAACAAGGTTCGTCCCCATCACACTGACTACACTAACCGCTACACTGGCCTTGGTGCCATTGATTCTGGATGCCAATCCATTGTATTCAGGGTTAGTGGTGGTACTTATGGGCGGACTGATAAGCTCTACACTCCTGGCATTTCTGGTATGTACAGTGGTTTACAAATTGATCCCTCCGGAGATCGAGGTTACCGGCCAAAAGGAAACTGTTAAAGAGGAATTACTCACAAAATTAAGTCATATATAG
- a CDS encoding efflux RND transporter periplasmic adaptor subunit, with the protein MKNRIKSTGSYMAFVLAALLISCSNTETPVQGSHEIAVNLYKVESKEMVQPVYASGLLFSETEAVLSFKIGGIIQEMLVEEGDAVKKGQLLAKLDLTEINAQVIQAQNGVEKAERDLARVKSLYADGAATLENVQDLTTALNVAKEGLRIAAFNQKFAEIRAVSNGSIVKKMRNQGELVSPGMPVFFMNDTGNDQWKLKVGIADKDWIRLKEGDKATVSFDAYPETEFEGLVLRLAEGADPTNGSYQVEIQVDPKGKKFAVGLFAETKITPSQPKSYKVIPVEALVEGFGKSGFVFTMDGKDKVKKIPIEVAFMLDNKIAIKSGLENTNDVIAAGSGYLTEYSTVKVIDAGGKVSAGL; encoded by the coding sequence ATGAAAAACAGAATCAAATCAACAGGAAGTTATATGGCTTTTGTACTGGCCGCATTGCTAATAAGCTGCAGCAATACGGAAACTCCCGTGCAAGGAAGCCATGAAATTGCAGTGAACCTCTATAAGGTTGAAAGTAAAGAAATGGTGCAGCCCGTATATGCATCGGGTTTATTATTTTCAGAAACAGAAGCCGTATTGTCATTTAAGATTGGCGGCATCATTCAGGAAATGCTTGTAGAAGAGGGAGATGCCGTAAAAAAGGGACAACTTCTTGCCAAACTGGACCTCACCGAAATTAATGCACAGGTCATCCAGGCTCAGAATGGCGTGGAAAAAGCCGAAAGAGATCTCGCAAGGGTGAAAAGCCTGTATGCTGATGGAGCCGCAACATTAGAAAATGTGCAGGACCTCACCACAGCCCTTAACGTGGCTAAAGAAGGGTTACGCATTGCGGCATTCAATCAAAAATTTGCTGAAATAAGAGCCGTATCTAATGGTAGCATTGTGAAAAAAATGAGAAATCAAGGCGAATTGGTTTCTCCAGGTATGCCCGTGTTTTTCATGAACGATACCGGCAACGACCAGTGGAAATTAAAAGTAGGTATAGCCGATAAGGACTGGATAAGGCTAAAGGAAGGCGACAAGGCTACTGTATCTTTTGACGCCTATCCTGAAACCGAATTTGAGGGATTGGTCCTGCGGCTGGCAGAAGGAGCAGATCCAACCAACGGATCTTATCAGGTAGAAATACAAGTGGACCCTAAGGGTAAAAAGTTTGCTGTAGGGTTGTTTGCCGAGACAAAAATTACCCCTTCGCAACCCAAAAGCTATAAAGTGATCCCCGTAGAAGCATTAGTTGAAGGCTTTGGTAAAAGTGGATTTGTATTTACCATGGATGGGAAGGATAAAGTGAAGAAAATCCCTATTGAAGTAGCCTTCATGCTGGACAATAAGATAGCCATAAAAAGCGGTCTTGAAAACACTAATGACGTGATCGCCGCAGGATCAGGGTATCTGACAGAATATTCCACTGTCAAAGTAATTGATGCTGGAGGAAAAGTCAGCGCAGGTTTATAA
- a CDS encoding TolC family protein, with the protein MIKKRFYRSKNGNAQKEKAIKNHSIVKSLREIMILSTCLYVGIVVPALSQSILDDYVAIGKENNLALKQEDFMLSKSIEALREAKGLFMPSVYFNASYTLANGGRTIDIPIGDLLNPVYATLNGLTNSQDFPTDMPNASEQLLPNKFHDTRLEFRLPIFNTDIYYNYKAKSSLISVQQAQRDTYEKELEKEIKTGYYQYLQTLEVLNIYDSTETVLKELVKVNESLVKNNKATSDAVYNAQYELSDLYSKKAEAYRQHQLAKSYFNFLLNRELSDSIYTDPEIILFAKTTDEPESLQEQAIQNREELRQVQYGIEASQYIVKLNKGSKLPNLSVGGAAGFQGFGYDFDSKQDYRLLQFNLSVPLYTGKRNDSKIQQATIEVDRMHAREQELRQQIRVQVADAYRNLQAAQSMVDARAAGAKSAAESFKIIKRKYEESKVILVEYLDARTKFTNSQISLAIAQYNVLIREAELQRVLAL; encoded by the coding sequence ATGATCAAGAAGAGATTTTATAGAAGCAAAAATGGCAATGCGCAAAAAGAAAAAGCCATAAAAAATCACTCGATAGTGAAAAGTTTGCGCGAAATCATGATCCTGAGTACATGCTTATATGTAGGCATCGTCGTTCCGGCACTATCCCAATCGATACTCGATGACTATGTAGCCATTGGTAAAGAGAACAATCTGGCGCTCAAGCAAGAAGATTTCATGCTCAGTAAAAGCATTGAGGCACTAAGAGAAGCTAAGGGCTTATTTATGCCCTCTGTTTATTTCAATGCCTCTTACACACTGGCCAATGGTGGCCGGACCATCGATATACCCATCGGTGATTTGCTAAATCCCGTATATGCCACCCTCAACGGCTTGACCAACAGTCAGGACTTTCCGACTGACATGCCCAATGCCAGTGAACAACTACTACCTAACAAATTTCATGATACGAGGCTGGAGTTTCGCCTTCCTATTTTTAATACAGACATTTATTATAACTACAAGGCAAAATCCTCGCTTATATCGGTACAGCAGGCTCAGCGTGATACCTATGAAAAAGAACTGGAGAAGGAGATAAAAACAGGATACTACCAATATCTACAAACACTGGAGGTACTGAATATCTATGACTCGACGGAGACAGTTTTAAAAGAACTGGTCAAGGTAAACGAGTCATTGGTTAAAAACAATAAAGCAACCAGTGATGCTGTCTACAATGCACAATATGAGTTAAGTGACTTGTACAGCAAAAAGGCGGAAGCTTACCGCCAGCATCAATTGGCAAAAAGTTACTTCAATTTTCTCCTTAACCGAGAATTGAGCGATTCGATTTATACGGACCCGGAAATCATCCTTTTTGCAAAAACGACAGATGAACCCGAATCACTTCAGGAACAGGCGATTCAGAATCGTGAAGAATTGCGGCAGGTACAATATGGCATTGAAGCCAGTCAATACATAGTCAAGCTAAATAAAGGAAGCAAGCTGCCCAACCTGTCAGTAGGAGGAGCAGCAGGGTTTCAGGGCTTTGGCTATGATTTTGACAGCAAGCAGGACTATCGTCTTCTACAGTTTAACCTGAGTGTACCATTATATACCGGCAAAAGGAATGATTCTAAAATACAGCAGGCAACGATAGAGGTAGACCGCATGCATGCCAGGGAACAAGAGCTTCGTCAACAAATACGTGTGCAGGTGGCAGATGCTTATCGTAACCTGCAAGCCGCCCAATCCATGGTAGATGCTCGCGCTGCCGGAGCTAAAAGTGCAGCGGAAAGCTTCAAAATAATCAAAAGAAAATACGAAGAAAGCAAGGTCATTCTGGTCGAATACCTTGACGCCAGAACAAAGTTTACCAACTCTCAAATCAGCCTGGCCATTGCACAATATAATGTATTAATCCGGGAGGCAGAACTACAACGAGTACTTGCATTATGA